In Thermothelomyces thermophilus ATCC 42464 chromosome 5, complete sequence, the sequence AGCCAGCAGATATTCACATCACGGCGAGACATATTTGAAGCGATCGAACCGAAGCCAAGGTCGGCATCATTCAGGTCGATTTCGACCAGAGTTCACGCTTGGGATGAATAGAGCAAATTCAAAGTCTTCGGTTTAGTGCAAGCGTGTTAATCAGCAAGTTGTGAAAATGTGGAAACGAGAAGGAACCAGCAAAAGAGGAAACGGGCTCGTTAATTAAAGGACCACACTCTCCTTCCGCCAACGTTAGCTGTGCACAGGCATTAAAACAAGAAGGACGACCTATAGGATGAAGAAGTTCAATAGTATGTCCCTAATTCTCCTGCACCACTAGCTACCCTGTATGGGGCCTTCAACGTTTACTTTTAGACGTTTTCCTAATCCTGTCCGTACAGAGCATATAATACTCAACGAACCAAACTTGCTCATTGCTGACTAAACATTGTAAATGGTTTCAGAAATGATTGGTGACTCCCACACATGACCTATATAAACAGGTTCTTCCGCTCCGTGTTTGTGACGGTGTCGTTTGGCGCCGACCGTTGAAGAGTGACGTTTTTTGTCGTCTCCTCGGAATGCTTTGTTTGACTTCCCGTCGCCAAGACAGTGCTTGTCCTTCCAACCCGGTTGGCCGTACCCAGCAATAAAGACGACCACGCCATAACTAATGTTTCACAAGCGCCCGTATTCCTTGTAACGTTATTGTAGCATGCGTCTGGACCAACGAGTTGCCCAAGGGCAGGGGTGCAAAAACCCCACTTTGTTCGCTCCCGCAGCACAGCCCCGTCCGTCCACATGGTTCTTTCAATCCCCTGGATTCCAGAGCTGAGTCGGCCGTACAGGAAATAAATAGGACTTGGCCTGGGTTttctgtaatccgtattgTGCCGCCCAACTCATATCAATTGTGGTCGCAGCGCCTCACAACGTTACCTCGCTCTTCGGACTCCACACCCCCCCTTAGCCAACAACGGCGGGAATAGTGGGCCTTACGTCAGTTAGTACTAGTTCGTTACGAGGAGGGACAGAAAGAGTGAGCGGTTCTGCTCACGTCTCTCGAAACCCGATGGACACTCAACACCCGGTTCGCCCGGTCTGCACAGTAGCCCCTCAAGCCGCCTTCTCAATCGCATACCCGCAGTTTCCCGTGTCCCGCCTCCTCCGAACGACCCATCGATAACTTTTCCAGCCAGAAGAACGTCCAACAAGCCGATGCCAGTCGACCGAATCTTTGGATCCCTTCGGACGGATAATGGCGCCGACAACAACTGTGCTGCTAGGCGCGCTTCTGCTTGCATCAAGCAGCGTGAATGCACAGCAGGCCAAGCTGCAGGTCAACCTTAATTCTGCTGGTGAGTGAGCACTTCCATCCTGTTGTCTCTCCGGCACAAAGCCAGATGCAAGGATAGCCGCTAACTTGCGGCAACGACAGAGTCGATCAAGTCGGCCGCGAAGATTGTCGCAAAGAACCTGTATTCCTACTACCACGGGAATGAGCCCGGCCAGACTCCCGGTATCCTACCCGGGCCGCCCCCGGGCGGTCCCTACTACTGGTGGCAGGCCGGCGCCATGTGGGGGACCTACATCGACTACTGGTTCTACACGGGCGATGACACCTACAACGCCGAGACGACGCGGTCTTTGTTGTTCCAAGCCGAACCGCCTGCTAACGCCTACATGCCAAAGAACTGGACCGCCTCGCTGGGAAACGACGACCAAGGTTTCTGGGGTATGGCCGCGATGCTAGCCGCCGAAGTGAACTTCCCGAACCCACCCAAGGATCAACCGCAATGGCTCGCTCTGGCCCAGGCCGTGTTCAACACCCAGGCACCTCGTTGGGAGACGGAGTATTGCGCTGGCGGGCTGCGGTGGCAGGTTGTGTCCACAAATGGCGGCTACGACTACAAAAACACCATTGCCAACGCCGTCTTCATGAACATCGCCGCGCGCCTGGCCCGCTACACCAACAACGATACCTACGCGCTCTGGGCCACCAAGGCGTGGGACTGGATCGAGGCGATGGGCTACGTCACAGACAAGTATGACGTCCTCGACGGCGCCCACATTGGGCACAACTGCACCGATCTCAACCCCGTCCAGTTCTCGGCTAATGCCGCCATGCTCATCCACGCAACCGCCGTCATGTACAACTATGTATGTCTTGGTCACTAGCCtccccaaatccttccccctccccctctcccaacccctcctcctcccaaaAGAGGACCAGTTCAGTTCAACTGACGTTGTTTCCCCAAAACTAGACCACTGGCGAAACTCGTGCCAAATGGCGACGCCACGTCGCCGGGCTTCTCAACCACACCATCGACCACTTCTTCCCCGAGGGCATCATGGTCGAGCGGG encodes:
- a CDS encoding glycoside hydrolase family 76 protein (CAZy_ID 267914), encoding MAPTTTVLLGALLLASSSVNAQQAKLQVNLNSAESIKSAAKIVAKNLYSYYHGNEPGQTPGILPGPPPGGPYYWWQAGAMWGTYIDYWFYTGDDTYNAETTRSLLFQAEPPANAYMPKNWTASLGNDDQGFWGMAAMLAAEVNFPNPPKDQPQWLALAQAVFNTQAPRWETEYCAGGLRWQVVSTNGGYDYKNTIANAVFMNIAARLARYTNNDTYALWATKAWDWIEAMGYVTDKYDVLDGAHIGHNCTDLNPVQFSANAAMLIHATAVMYNYTTGETRAKWRRHVAGLLNHTIDHFFPEGIMVERACELEDRVQCNTDQHSFKGYMHRALATVAVLAPFTYETITKTLRSSTEGCVSSCLADGTCGFRWNTGEYDGDTAAGPAGQEMSALAALSTMLLEQEKVLKGPLTNTTGGTSQGDPNAGQKFEGVSPPREITAGDRAGAGILTAVVLASFLGSLVWMGMGWSEK